In one window of Paraflavitalea soli DNA:
- a CDS encoding nucleoid-associated protein, whose protein sequence is MTGLDGVLLQKVMVHRVGNPSRGEELKLSENPLTLNDEIVQGLLTKYFLGAFNENELYRFTHLSDVALNEVYNYVRTIFDDIDTFIPQAALLAQFLYSKSTHTKVKEGELYVVLFDRVMFENEYTRAIGLFKSETKETFLKVFPHGKSWEVIQEEGININKLDKGCLIFNTNTVEGYKVCVVDSTNKQNDTQYWVSDFLQVQPYSDSYHNTDKYLSLCKNFVTNEYAEKFDVSKSDQIDMLNRSMDYFKTKEQFNLQEFAEEVIHHPEVVDTFMEYKKNFESARNFEIGDEFDIHLSAVKKQQKVFKTVLKLDKNFHIYIHGRRDLIERGIDEMSGKKYYKIYYDEET, encoded by the coding sequence ATGACAGGACTTGACGGAGTATTACTGCAGAAAGTGATGGTGCATAGAGTGGGTAACCCCTCCCGGGGCGAGGAATTAAAGCTTTCGGAAAATCCCCTTACACTCAATGATGAGATCGTACAGGGCCTCCTCACCAAATACTTCCTGGGCGCTTTTAATGAGAACGAGCTGTACCGGTTTACCCACCTTAGTGATGTGGCGCTGAATGAAGTATACAATTATGTACGCACTATTTTTGATGATATAGACACTTTCATACCACAGGCCGCCCTGCTGGCCCAATTCCTATACAGTAAATCCACCCATACCAAGGTAAAGGAGGGCGAACTCTATGTGGTGTTGTTTGATCGCGTCATGTTTGAAAACGAATATACACGGGCCATTGGTCTCTTTAAATCAGAAACCAAGGAAACCTTCCTCAAAGTATTCCCGCATGGCAAAAGCTGGGAAGTGATACAGGAAGAAGGGATCAACATCAATAAGCTGGATAAAGGCTGTCTGATCTTCAACACCAACACCGTAGAGGGTTATAAAGTATGTGTGGTAGACAGCACCAATAAGCAGAATGATACCCAGTACTGGGTCAGTGATTTTTTACAGGTTCAACCCTATTCCGATAGCTATCACAACACCGATAAGTATTTAAGCCTCTGTAAAAACTTTGTTACCAACGAGTATGCGGAGAAGTTTGATGTGAGCAAGAGCGATCAGATAGATATGTTGAACCGCTCCATGGATTATTTTAAGACCAAAGAGCAGTTCAATCTCCAGGAATTTGCCGAAGAAGTGATCCACCACCCCGAAGTAGTGGATACCTTTATGGAATACAAAAAGAACTTTGAGTCCGCCCGCAACTTCGAAATAGGCGATGAATTTGATATCCACCTTTCCGCCGTCAAGAAGCAGCAAAAGGTATTTAAAACAGTACTCAAACTGGACAAGAACTTCCACATCTATATCCATGGCCGTCGTGACCTGATAGAAAGGGGTATCGATGAAATGTCGGGAAAGAAATATTATAAGATCTATTACGATGAAGAAACATAG